ACAAGTTTCCAATACCTGCCTGAAACAGCCCCGCTGGCACCAGGCATTGGTGAATCGGCGCGGCAGCAATGCGCGCCAGCCGATTGGCGTCCTTGAGCAGGTGATAAACCACAGCCATCTTTTGCCGCGCGGCCTTCGCCAGTTCGTTGCGGCGTTTTTTCTTTTTGGCAAGCTTCTGCTGCCGCTTCTTTTCGTTCAGAGCGATCGTTGTTCCCCTTTCAAATTCGGTTTGATTAACTGTAGGGCATGCGTAATTCGGCTGGCCTGTATACCTTTAAGCAAAGCATTCTCCATTCTTCATGCTCAATTCTTCATTCTGAGGCAGAGGCAACACTGGCTCAAGACCTCTTTGCCTAAGAATGGGGAATTAGAGCGGTTTGCAATTGCGTTTACGGGAACGCGTTGTACCGGGACAGTACCGCGCGCGTGAGCAAGCGGCGCCTGGGCGACTCAGCCAATGGCGTCAGCTTGACGCGCCGCTTGCTCACGCGCGCGGTACTGTCCCGCTGCGCGGCTTTTTGCCATACACCGAAGTGAAAACCGATCTAAGAATTGAGAATGGCAGCGGCCCAATACTAACAAGGCGCACACTCTCTGATTAGCCGTTATCTACGGCTTCGCATCCATCCAATTCTTCCCTACCCCGATTTCCACTACCAACGGCACCGCCAATTGCGCCGCCCCTTCCATCGCCGCTTTGACGACGGCGCTGGTTTGCTCGACTTCGGCGACGGGCACTTCAAATACGAGTTCGTCGTGCACTTGCAAGATCATGAGCGCTGACAACTTGGCGCGGCGCAAAGCCTCTGCCGTTTGGATCATCGCCAGTTTGACGATGTCGGAGGCGGAACCTTGCATGGGCATGTTGACGGCTTCGCGTTCGGCGCGGGCACGCAGATTACCGTTGCGGTTGGACAGATCGGGCAGGCGGCGCAGGCGGCCATAAATCGAGCGCGCGATGTTGTTATCCTGGCGCGCCCGTTCGGGGAATTCATCCATAAAGCGTTTCACGCCTTTGTAGGTCGCGTAGTAATCCTCGATCACCTTCTTCGCCTCGGCGCGCGAGATGCCGACGCGCTGCGCCAGGCCGAACGCGCCGATGACGTAAGCAATGCCGAAGTTGACGATCTTCGCCACGCGGCGTTTCTCTTTCAATTCTGCGGGCGTTTTGGCTTTGAAGACCTCGCGCGCCGTGCGGGTGTGGATGTCCTCGCCCGTGCGGAAGGCTTCGAGCATCACGGGGTCTTGGGTGACGTGAGCCAGCAGGCGCAATTCGATCTGCGAATAATCCGCTGACAAAATCACACAGCCATCCGCCGGGATGAACGCGCGGCGGATGCGGCGGCCCAGTTCGGTGCGAATCGGGATGTTTTGCAGGTTGGGGTCGGTCGAAGACAGGCGGCCTGTCGCGGCGATGGTTTGATTGAGCGTCGTATGGACACGCCCGATGGCCGGATCAATCAACAAAGGCAAGGCGTCAACATACGTGCCTTTGAGCTTGATAATCTCGCGGTGTTCGATGACGAGGCGCGGCAGTTCGTATTTCTCAGCCAGTTCGTCCAGCACATCGCGGCTGGTCGAAATTTTGCCGGTCTTGGTGCGTTGCGAAACTTCAAAATTCAGTTCTTCAAAAATGTCGCCCAGTTGCGTGGGCGAACCGATGTTGAACTCGCGTCCGGCCAGTTGATAAATCTGCGCGGACAGGCGTTCGAGTTCGACATCCATAAATTGCGCGATGTCTTTGAGTACGGCAGTGTCTACGCGAAACCCGGCGCGCTCCATGTCGTAAAGAATCGGCACGACCGGCAAATCAATCTCGCGGTAAACCTCGCCCAGTTTGTCGGCTTCGATCCTGGCGTTGAGCAGATCGCACACGCGGCCCGTCAGATCGGCGGCTTGCGCAACGGGCAATTCGGCGTGCGGCAAAGCCTGTCCGCCACCGTAATGCGTCAACAAATCCAGCAACTCGTATTTTGTGCGTTCGGGATCGAGCAGATAAGCCTGCAACAACGTGTCGTCGTTGACGGCTTCGGGCGTGATGCCGAGCGGGGCGAAGAGATGCAGCGCGTGCTTCCAATCGTGCGTGGCCTTTTCGATCAAGCCGTTGTCGAAGGCTTCGCGCAACAGCGTCGCGGCCTCGGCGCGGTCATCGCACGCCGCCAGATCAAAATAATCCGCCGTATTCGGCGCGAGCGAGAATGCCACGCCCGCCAGTTGCGGCTTGCCGTTCGCGCCTTTCTCTTCGCTCAAGGCAAAGGCGAAGCGGTCGGCGTTGTAAAGTGTTTTGACGTATTTGCGCAGTTGTTCAACGGTGTTGAACGTGCGGTAGTGAATCTCTGGCTCTTTCGGTTTCGCCACCGTCCCATCCGCCGTCGCCGCCTCACTCGCCGCTTGCGCGCCCGCCGCAAACTCGCGTGTCAGTTGGCCGAATTCCAATTCGCTAAACAGCGCGTAAGCTTTCGCCACATCGGGTGGTTCCAACACCAGCGCATCCAGATCGAGTTCGATGGGCGCGTTGACTTCGACGCGGGCCAGTTCGCGCGACATGCGAATCTGCTCGGCGTTGTCGCGCAACGATTCGCGATAGGTCTTGCGCTTGACCTGCTCCCAACCGGCCAGCGCGTCTTCGATGTGGCTGAACTGTTCCAGCAAACCAATCGCGCCCTTTTCGCCGATGCCGGGCGCGCCAGGGATGCCATCCACTGCATCGCCCATCAGGCCCAGCCAATCCACCACCTGATCGGGACGCACACCGAGCTTGGCCTTGACCCCGGCTTCGTCGAGGAAGATTTCGCCGAGCTTGCTGTCTACGCGCAGGATCGTGATGTCGGGGTCGCGCACCAGTTGGCAGAGGTCTTTGTCGTTGGTGACGATGACGGCTTGCAGGCCCGCCGCGACGGCCTTGTGCGCCAGCGTGCCCATAATGTCGTCGGCTTCGTAACGCGGCAGCTTGATCATCGGCACGCGCAACACTTCGCACACGCGATCCATGTACGGCAGTTGCGACACCAAATCGGTCGGCATATCAGGCCGATGCGCCTTGTACGCGGCAAACTGCTCGTGCCGGAAGGTTTTCTCGATCGTATCGAGCGCGACGCCCAGATAATCGGGTTTATAGACCGTCACCAAGCGCCGCAACATCACGGTGAACCCATAAATCGCATTGGTCGGCATCCCCTTCGAGTTCGACAGGCCACGAATGGCGTAGAACGCGCGAAAGATGTTCGACATTCCATCAACGAGGAAAAGACGTTTTTTGTCTGGCATGCGCGGGATTATCGGTGAGGGTTCTGGCAGGGTCAATGCGTGGCTTTTGAAGGGAGGCGTGTTGTCGCGTGTCTCAATTCCCTGAGCCGAACGCTACAGTTAGCGCTACAGCCAAATCGCTGAAGAGATTATCTTCCCAACGGCACCCACTCTTTGCCCAGGGTTGCAGCGGACTCAGTTGCCCATTGCCAACTGAACCCTTCGGCTGTGACATTGCCGCCACTCAACCCAGCGCGCCGATTTGTTGCAGCACCGTTGCCGCATCGAAATAGACGCGCTCGCTGGCGACTTTGTGATCGGCATCGAAGGTGAAGATGGCGCAGAGGGGAACTTCAATCGCGCGCCCCGTGGCCGCAATGCCCTGCCATGCGCCCGCGTGTTTGGCGCGAAACAGCATCTCCACCGTGACGCTGTCATCGCCCACGTATTGCTGCTTCACTTCGAGTTGAATGTCGGCGAAGCTGCCTTGCTGGCCGAAGCCAAAGCCATCATATAAACCACGGACGACTTCATAACCGGCGGCTTCCATCCCGTTCAGCGCGAAGCCGGGCTGCGCGCTGAACGTTGCCATAATGGCGTCCAGGTCGTGCTGGCATTCCGCTTCCAGATGCGCTTGTACACGCTGCAACCGCGCGTCGCGTCGTGTTTGAACTGCTGTGCTCATGCAGGTTTTCCTTTCCGCACCTTGTGCGTAACCAACCTTCAACTACTCTTTCCCAAATGCTTCAACCACGCGACTGCGGTTTCGGCGGGATTCGGGTTTCATTTCGGCTTGTCATTTTGAAGAGAAACAGCGAGTGAGGCTATTTCCCGGCCAGGATACGGAGCAGCCGCACAAGCTGGATTCACGTTTGTGCGCAAGAGCTATCTACCAGCATGAAAAAGAGTGCGCGGGCTGTGTTTAATAAGGCGGTTCGGCCGGCCCCTCGTAACCGCACTGCCCCATGCGCGGCGAATTGCACGGCGGAATCGGCTCGCCATATTGATCGTGCGGATGCGTTTCGGCGTGCTCGTGACAAAGCGCGCCCCAAACTTCATCTTCGATCAAGCATTCCTGGCAAAGTTGCGTGGCAGGCGCGCCGCAATCAATGCACGGCGTCTCTGGCAACACATTGCGCACCAACAGCGCGATGGGATGTTTGGTCGTCGGCTGGCCCACGCGCGTGCCAATAGCTTTGAGCTTCGTTTCGGTCTCAGTGCCAAAATCGTAAATGTGCGTCACTTCCACGTCGGGCTTAAAGACCTGCTCAATGCGCCGCGTCTTGGCAATCTCCTGCCCGCCCCAGCCGCCAATAGAAAACTGGCTCATGTGCCCACAGCATTCCAGCCAGATTTCGCGCAAGTAATGATCCAGGTCTTTGAGCGTCGCCGACCCGCGCACTTCCAAATCCAGCCAGAACTGTTTCTGGTACGGGTTCTCGGCGCGCAGATGATAGAGCGTCTCGCTCACGCCCTTTTTCTTTTCGGCGGCGGCAGTGACGGCCTGGCGTTTGGCGCAAGCGGCGAGGTGTTTGGCGACAGTGTTCTTCGCCAGCACCTCACCGCAGTATTCGCATTTGCCTTTCGGTATTTTTGCACGGGGCATGATGTTGTCCTTTCAAATACACAAGGGGCAAATAAACACGTGCTCAGACACGTACCCAAGACTTCGGCCAATCATCAAAAGCGGCCACCTCCTCGCCATTCACAAGCAATGTATAAAGATTCTCTTCAGGAAAATCGTTGAGGCGAAGCACACATTTCTTACCGCCTAACTCTGCCATAAAAGGGTACTCAGGGTCGGTGCCTCTTACCCAAACAACTTCCTCTGCCAGCCAAGTTTGTGCTTTGACCATTTCTTGCACTGTGACAGCCATAACGACTCCTTTACTTTCAGAAACCAAACTTCTTGTTCACCCCTTCGTTCGTCCGATACGAACCAGCGATGAGCGCCTCATAGAGCGCGTCGCCCGCCAGCCCAGCCTCTTTGCCACGTTCGACGAGATACTCAAAAGCCGGGCCGTCAGGATTGCCGTATTTTGCCACATCACGCGCCCGCAATAACTCGACTTCCACTGCGTCAGCCATCAATGCCCGCGCGGCGATGCGCGCTTCGTGCCGGATACGCCAAGCAGCTTCTGCCCGTTCCAGCGCAGTAAGCCCTTGCTGTACCCATTGCTCATTCAACGCCGGGATCGGGGCCACGCGATTCAAATACCCACTGGCGCACTTCCGCGTTGGTCATCTGTTTGCCGCTCATTGGACGCTTGTCAAAACTTCCTGCTTCAACACTGACAACGGCTTCTTCGCCGTCCAGCCATCCGGCAAATCGCCGCAATCCTCGCGCAGGTACTGCCACTGATTCGGGCGAACGGTCGCCAGCAGTTCTTTGCGCGACTTACTCTTGATTGGTTTGCCGACGTAAATCTTGCCCAGCTTCGCCATTACGCTTTCGGGCAGCGCGCCCGCGAAATTGAACAGCGGCCAGGTGAAGTTCGGCCCGTTGAGCTTGCGCAGCTTCCACGCCCACAACCCCAGCGCGCCGGTGCGCCAGGCAATCGGCCCCCACCAGCTATAAAGCCCGTGGCGCAGGTTGAATTTCCAGCACTTCATCAACAACTGCCATTGCAACGCCGAGAGCTTCGTCGTTTCGGCCACGCCCATCTTGTCCTGCATACGCGTGTCGTGCAGCGGCGTGAATATCGAAGGCACCAGAAACGCGAACAACCCGCGCCGTTCCATCTCGTAAACCAGATCAAGCGTTGCCTTCACATCATCGTCGCTCTCTTCGGGCGCGCCGACGATCAGCGTCATCACGGGGAACCAGTTGTTTTGATTCAGCGTGCGCAAGCCTTCCAGGATCACGCTCGGCCATTCGTCAATCGGGAAGGGCACGCCTTTGCTGGGCATGATCTTCTTGCCCATGCGCACGGAGCCGGTCTCCAATCCGATCAACGGCGCGAGGATTTTCTTTTTCGGATGCGAACTGAGCGTGGGCAAATGCAGCGGGCTTTTATCCAGCAGCATCTCCGAGAGCTTCTGAATCAGCACCGGATCAACCACCGCCGGGGCCATCGTGCAATGGCTCAAGACGTGCTGTTCGACGCCGGGCGTGTTGACGATGGAACCATACAGATCGAGCAGCGCCTCGCGATTCGGGAAATAAAACGGCGTCTCGGTGTGCACCTGGCCCCAGATGAACATGTCTTCGGTGGCGAGGCTGATTTGTTTGTTGCCGCCTTCGATGTTGGCGTGGACGGCGGTCATGATGTTGTCTTTGGGCATGTCAATCTGCGGGTTCAGATCGGGCACGCAGAACTGACAGCGGCGTCCGCAACCGGTGGTCATTTCGACTACGCCAAAGGTCGTGCGTTTGTGCGGCACGAGGAAGGCGCTGCGGTCTTTGGGATGCGCGACTTCGACTTCGCGCGGAATCGGTTCGCCGTCAATCGCTTTGCGAAAGAGCGCCATCGTGTCTTCCGATTCGGCGCGCCCCTCGACGACGCAATCCACGCCTAGTTCTTCAAAAGTATTGGTCTGGGTGATCTGCCAGCCGCCGGAACCGCCGACCAGCACTTTGAAATTGGCGCGGTGCGGATTGCCTTTGATTTGCGCGAACATCTGGCGCGCGTAATGCGAATTGATCGGCATCTTCGAGGTGCCGAAAATCGAAGTGTAAACGCCCGCCGCAAAGGTCACACCCAGCGGGTTATGCGTCGAGACGGCCACCACGCGCGTGTTCGGCCCGATGAAGTTATCCAGGTCAGCGGGGTAACAACAGGCGATGTCTTCCGGCGGATATTCGCGCAAGAGCGACTCTTCGACCAGGCGCGTGCCGGCGGGCATGTAACGCGCCGAACCATCGTCGTTATATTCGACGTCGCGCCAGTTCGGATACTTGCTGTTCATCACGCCTTCCATCCAAATGGGCATAGAAGCCATGCCCATCTGGATGAAATAGCCGGCGTGATCAATCGCTTCGGTAAGCGGTGCGGTCAACACAATCTTGTAGCCGCCTTCTTTCACCGGCGCTGACGCCATGCTGGTCGGGTGATGTCCATTGCCGTTGCCGTTCTTGCTTTCGGGGTTGCTCATAAATTCATTCTCCTGATGGTTGGGACTGCATTATTGCTGTTCGTATAGGGCTGCCGCTGTTTGCGCAGCCCGGATTCGGGCCGTTTCTCTGGCGATTAATTCTTCACGAAACTGGCGCTCTTCGGCCAGCATTTCTTCGTGTTCCTGTTGGCGTTGCGTTTCTTTCTTAACCTTGTCGTTAAGATGGCGCTGCCCTTTGATGTCGGAATTTTGCAGGCTGTCCGCCCAACCACGCAATTGGCGCGCGATGTTTTCGGCCAACAATTTCAAATTCGAGCTTTGAGCTTTGAGATTCGTAAAGTTCGGCAAGTGTTCTAAGAGACATAACATCGAACGGACTTCGCCTGCCGAACCGCGTGCGATGTAAATAAAGTTCAGCAACTCATTCGTCGTCCCGCGCTCAAAGCCTTCGGCGATGTTGTTGGAGACAGACACTGCGGCGCGTTGAAGCTGATCGCGCAAACTGCCCTGCCCTTTGAACGCTTCGTGCTCGGTCAGCGCGTAGACTTTAACACCAAGCTGAATGGCGGCTTTCCACACGGGCAAGTCTTCAAATCGTTGATATGTCATTCGAGAGCCTCCTCACTTAGTTGTAGCTGATCCCACGTATGAGCCTACGTAAAAGCTGTCTTCTTTCAATCTCAAATTTGAAATCTGAGATTTGAAATGAAGCC
The nucleotide sequence above comes from Acidobacteriota bacterium. Encoded proteins:
- a CDS encoding four helix bundle protein, with product MTYQRFEDLPVWKAAIQLGVKVYALTEHEAFKGQGSLRDQLQRAAVSVSNNIAEGFERGTTNELLNFIYIARGSAGEVRSMLCLLEHLPNFTNLKAQSSNLKLLAENIARQLRGWADSLQNSDIKGQRHLNDKVKKETQRQQEHEEMLAEERQFREELIARETARIRAAQTAAALYEQQ
- the polA gene encoding DNA polymerase I, with the protein product MPDKKRLFLVDGMSNIFRAFYAIRGLSNSKGMPTNAIYGFTVMLRRLVTVYKPDYLGVALDTIEKTFRHEQFAAYKAHRPDMPTDLVSQLPYMDRVCEVLRVPMIKLPRYEADDIMGTLAHKAVAAGLQAVIVTNDKDLCQLVRDPDITILRVDSKLGEIFLDEAGVKAKLGVRPDQVVDWLGLMGDAVDGIPGAPGIGEKGAIGLLEQFSHIEDALAGWEQVKRKTYRESLRDNAEQIRMSRELARVEVNAPIELDLDALVLEPPDVAKAYALFSELEFGQLTREFAAGAQAASEAATADGTVAKPKEPEIHYRTFNTVEQLRKYVKTLYNADRFAFALSEEKGANGKPQLAGVAFSLAPNTADYFDLAACDDRAEAATLLREAFDNGLIEKATHDWKHALHLFAPLGITPEAVNDDTLLQAYLLDPERTKYELLDLLTHYGGGQALPHAELPVAQAADLTGRVCDLLNARIEADKLGEVYREIDLPVVPILYDMERAGFRVDTAVLKDIAQFMDVELERLSAQIYQLAGREFNIGSPTQLGDIFEELNFEVSQRTKTGKISTSRDVLDELAEKYELPRLVIEHREIIKLKGTYVDALPLLIDPAIGRVHTTLNQTIAATGRLSSTDPNLQNIPIRTELGRRIRRAFIPADGCVILSADYSQIELRLLAHVTQDPVMLEAFRTGEDIHTRTAREVFKAKTPAELKEKRRVAKIVNFGIAYVIGAFGLAQRVGISRAEAKKVIEDYYATYKGVKRFMDEFPERARQDNNIARSIYGRLRRLPDLSNRNGNLRARAEREAVNMPMQGSASDIVKLAMIQTAEALRRAKLSALMILQVHDELVFEVPVAEVEQTSAVVKAAMEGAAQLAVPLVVEIGVGKNWMDAKP
- a CDS encoding B12-binding domain-containing radical SAM protein, producing the protein MSNPESKNGNGNGHHPTSMASAPVKEGGYKIVLTAPLTEAIDHAGYFIQMGMASMPIWMEGVMNSKYPNWRDVEYNDDGSARYMPAGTRLVEESLLREYPPEDIACCYPADLDNFIGPNTRVVAVSTHNPLGVTFAAGVYTSIFGTSKMPINSHYARQMFAQIKGNPHRANFKVLVGGSGGWQITQTNTFEELGVDCVVEGRAESEDTMALFRKAIDGEPIPREVEVAHPKDRSAFLVPHKRTTFGVVEMTTGCGRRCQFCVPDLNPQIDMPKDNIMTAVHANIEGGNKQISLATEDMFIWGQVHTETPFYFPNREALLDLYGSIVNTPGVEQHVLSHCTMAPAVVDPVLIQKLSEMLLDKSPLHLPTLSSHPKKKILAPLIGLETGSVRMGKKIMPSKGVPFPIDEWPSVILEGLRTLNQNNWFPVMTLIVGAPEESDDDVKATLDLVYEMERRGLFAFLVPSIFTPLHDTRMQDKMGVAETTKLSALQWQLLMKCWKFNLRHGLYSWWGPIAWRTGALGLWAWKLRKLNGPNFTWPLFNFAGALPESVMAKLGKIYVGKPIKSKSRKELLATVRPNQWQYLREDCGDLPDGWTAKKPLSVLKQEVLTSVQ
- a CDS encoding ester cyclase gives rise to the protein MSTAVQTRRDARLQRVQAHLEAECQHDLDAIMATFSAQPGFALNGMEAAGYEVVRGLYDGFGFGQQGSFADIQLEVKQQYVGDDSVTVEMLFRAKHAGAWQGIAATGRAIEVPLCAIFTFDADHKVASERVYFDAATVLQQIGALG